Proteins found in one Microbacterium sp. LWS13-1.2 genomic segment:
- the nudC gene encoding NAD(+) diphosphatase, with the protein MTAPDSTSLPPLARPGLDRAAEERLAPGLIDALKTDAATRVLVIAGDSAPLAAPDALLWRAPAEVPEDAEWAFLGRHHDGGALLAAVFPTQDDELFSAPAGWAGLRSAGAALSAAEAGAFVEALSLGRWLLDAPFCPACGHRTVLGDAGWSRRCPNCGRQHFPRTDPAVIVAITSADDPDLLLLGSNALWGADRFSCFAGFVEAGESLEGAVRREVAEESGVQVGVVTYRGSQAWPYPRSLMVGFLAAALDDGAAEADGDEIAAVRWFTRDEIGRALAGEGDVVLPGPASIAHRLIADWHAERA; encoded by the coding sequence ATGACGGCGCCCGACAGTACGAGCCTTCCTCCGCTGGCACGCCCGGGCCTCGACCGCGCGGCCGAGGAGCGACTCGCCCCCGGCCTCATCGATGCGCTGAAGACGGATGCTGCGACGCGCGTGCTCGTGATCGCGGGCGACTCGGCCCCACTGGCCGCGCCTGACGCGCTGCTGTGGCGGGCGCCCGCGGAGGTGCCCGAGGATGCCGAATGGGCCTTCCTCGGGCGGCACCACGACGGTGGCGCGCTGCTGGCCGCGGTGTTCCCTACCCAGGATGACGAACTCTTCTCCGCTCCGGCGGGCTGGGCGGGTCTGCGCTCGGCGGGTGCGGCGCTCTCGGCAGCCGAGGCAGGCGCCTTCGTCGAGGCACTGAGCCTCGGACGGTGGCTGCTGGACGCCCCGTTCTGTCCTGCGTGCGGCCACCGGACGGTCCTCGGCGACGCCGGCTGGTCGCGCCGGTGCCCGAACTGCGGACGCCAGCACTTCCCGCGCACCGACCCCGCGGTGATCGTCGCCATCACGAGCGCCGATGACCCCGACCTCCTGCTCCTGGGCTCCAACGCCCTGTGGGGCGCCGACCGGTTCTCGTGCTTCGCGGGCTTCGTCGAAGCGGGAGAGTCGCTCGAAGGCGCGGTGCGGCGCGAGGTGGCCGAGGAGTCCGGCGTGCAGGTCGGCGTCGTCACCTATCGCGGTTCGCAGGCATGGCCATATCCCCGTTCGCTCATGGTCGGCTTCTTGGCTGCGGCGCTCGACGACGGTGCGGCGGAGGCCGACGGCGATGAGATCGCAGCCGTGCGCTGGTTCACCCGCGACGAGATCGGCCGGGCGCTCGCGGGCGAGGGCGACGTCGTGCTGCCCGGTCCCGCCTCCATCGCGCATCGCCTGATCGCCGACTGGCACGCGGAGCGCGCATGA
- a CDS encoding ATP-dependent helicase, which produces MTADVLAGLDDNQREAATALRGPVVVLAGAGTGKTRVITHRIAHGVDTGAYSPGRVMAVTFTTKAAGEMRGRLRAMGVGGVAARTFHAAALAQLNFFWPTLAGDSAPGIIDNKVRLLAHAADSIGLSPDVATLRDVASEIEWRKVSMLSVDGYVAARPNGVGRLGVDRVVALQHAYEKLKDERRQLDFEDVLLACAGMLEAEPQVAKAVREQYRHFTVDEFQDVSPLQNRLLELWLGDRRDICVVGDASQTIYSFAGADASFLLDFPSRHEGARLVRLETNYRSDAPILAVANELMRGRPGALHLTPAARLSTETAAQEPVPTVTAFEDDRSEARAVATRITEQIAAGADPGHIAVLYRAHAQSAELVAALADAGIATSVLGGRRFFDMPEVRQAVMELRAASVAPIESGFVDTVRDILRSRGLTDEPPEAGGALRDAWEARAALLRLAQEAPEGTTLRAFTDELTARAKVHDEPAMRTVTLATLHAAKGLEWDHVHLIGVAEGLLPISYATTFEQVDEERRLAYVGITRAGRTLSLTWSRGVRERQPSRFLREIGSGTLRAGGAIGRSGGASRRAGSPTASATPRGSARAPR; this is translated from the coding sequence ATGACCGCTGACGTGCTCGCGGGGCTCGACGACAACCAGCGGGAGGCGGCGACGGCGCTGCGCGGGCCGGTCGTCGTGCTCGCCGGCGCCGGCACCGGGAAGACCCGCGTCATCACCCATCGCATCGCCCACGGCGTCGACACCGGCGCGTACTCACCGGGACGCGTGATGGCGGTGACCTTCACGACCAAGGCGGCCGGCGAGATGCGGGGGCGGCTGCGGGCGATGGGCGTCGGCGGCGTCGCCGCACGCACCTTCCACGCGGCGGCGCTCGCGCAGCTCAACTTCTTCTGGCCGACACTGGCCGGCGACAGCGCCCCGGGGATCATCGACAACAAGGTGCGCCTGCTCGCGCACGCGGCCGACAGCATCGGGCTCTCTCCCGACGTGGCGACGCTGCGCGACGTCGCCTCCGAGATCGAGTGGAGGAAGGTCTCGATGCTGAGCGTCGACGGCTACGTCGCGGCACGGCCCAACGGGGTCGGCCGACTCGGCGTGGATCGTGTCGTCGCGCTGCAGCACGCGTACGAGAAGCTCAAGGACGAGCGGCGGCAGCTCGACTTCGAGGACGTCCTGCTCGCCTGTGCGGGCATGCTGGAAGCCGAGCCGCAGGTCGCCAAGGCCGTGCGCGAGCAGTACCGGCACTTCACGGTGGACGAGTTCCAGGACGTCTCGCCGCTGCAGAACCGACTGCTCGAGCTCTGGCTCGGGGACCGGCGCGACATCTGCGTGGTGGGCGACGCTAGCCAGACGATCTACTCGTTTGCCGGCGCCGATGCCTCGTTCCTCCTCGACTTCCCGTCGCGGCATGAGGGCGCGCGCCTGGTCCGGCTCGAGACGAACTACCGATCGGATGCCCCGATCCTGGCGGTCGCGAACGAGCTGATGCGCGGGCGCCCGGGAGCCCTCCACCTGACCCCGGCCGCGCGGCTGTCCACGGAGACCGCCGCGCAGGAGCCTGTTCCCACGGTGACCGCGTTCGAGGACGACCGCTCCGAGGCGCGCGCCGTCGCGACGCGCATCACCGAGCAGATCGCGGCCGGCGCCGACCCCGGGCACATCGCGGTGCTCTACCGCGCGCACGCGCAGTCGGCCGAGCTCGTCGCGGCGCTGGCCGACGCCGGCATCGCGACGAGCGTGCTCGGCGGGCGGCGCTTCTTCGACATGCCGGAGGTGCGGCAGGCGGTCATGGAGCTGCGTGCGGCGTCGGTCGCGCCGATCGAGAGCGGCTTCGTCGACACGGTGCGCGACATCCTGCGCTCCCGGGGGCTCACCGACGAGCCGCCCGAGGCCGGCGGCGCGTTGCGCGACGCATGGGAGGCGCGCGCCGCGCTGCTCCGCCTGGCGCAGGAGGCTCCTGAAGGCACGACCCTGCGGGCGTTCACCGACGAGCTCACCGCTCGGGCGAAGGTGCACGACGAGCCGGCGATGCGCACGGTCACCCTGGCGACGCTGCACGCGGCGAAGGGTCTGGAGTGGGACCACGTGCACCTCATCGGCGTGGCGGAAGGGCTGCTGCCGATCTCGTACGCGACGACCTTCGAACAGGTCGACGAGGAGCGGCGCCTGGCGTACGTGGGCATCACGCGGGCTGGGCGAACGCTGTCGCTGACCTGGTCGCGAGGCGTACGGGAGCGGCAGCCGTCGCGGTTCCTGCGAGAGATCGGCAGCGGCACTCTGCGTGCGGGCGGTGCGATCGGACGTTCCGGTGGAGCGAGCCGGCGCGCAGGCTCACCGACCGCGTCCGCGACGCCGAGGGGTTCCGCGCGCGCTCCGCGATGA
- a CDS encoding zinc-dependent metalloprotease, with the protein MADDDTPGDGPSPEDDFQELIRQLFGGSAGDFDPEQLSRLSGMNIDPAMMQAVMRQLQGAFENADESGISWDMAKRQALHIANQEGLGVTAGQRTDLDQAFSLATLWLSEATTISELPAPPVTLTRGAWVEATLPVWEELAAPVATSIADALTTALSEQAPEDMQGLVQGAGRLMRTVGGSLFASQLGQVVGNLSKEVVSGGDVGIPLMPDGEAAILPQNFADFGRDLEVPDDQLALYAATRELAHARLFRHARWLRLHVISQVTDFARGVHVDTDALQDLATRFDPSEPEELRKAIESGALLPARSEAQDAALARLENLLATIEGWVEVVTEDATSRLPAAQRIAEAVRRRRAVGGPAERALGSLVGLEIRPRRMREAAAMWRAVTDAVGPAARDALWDYPDLMPAAADIDDPAALVARLEARARGEEPAHDEMDDALARLLAGEEPGAPADGGESDGAAPATEGPSDGPSPDDASDEDDGGSAPDDHRPV; encoded by the coding sequence GTGGCAGACGACGACACTCCTGGCGACGGGCCCAGCCCCGAGGACGACTTCCAGGAGCTCATCCGCCAGTTGTTCGGCGGTTCCGCGGGCGACTTCGATCCGGAGCAGCTCTCGCGACTGTCGGGCATGAACATCGATCCCGCGATGATGCAGGCGGTCATGCGCCAGCTGCAGGGCGCGTTCGAGAACGCCGACGAGAGCGGCATCTCGTGGGACATGGCGAAGCGCCAGGCGCTGCACATCGCCAACCAGGAGGGGCTGGGCGTCACCGCCGGCCAGCGCACCGACCTGGATCAGGCGTTCTCGCTGGCCACCCTATGGCTGAGCGAGGCGACCACGATCTCCGAGCTGCCCGCTCCCCCGGTGACGCTCACGCGCGGCGCCTGGGTCGAGGCCACCCTCCCGGTGTGGGAGGAGCTCGCCGCACCTGTCGCGACGAGCATCGCCGATGCGCTGACCACGGCGCTGAGCGAGCAGGCTCCCGAAGACATGCAGGGCCTCGTGCAGGGCGCGGGACGCCTCATGCGGACGGTGGGCGGGTCGCTCTTCGCGTCGCAGCTCGGCCAGGTCGTCGGCAACCTCTCCAAGGAGGTCGTGAGCGGCGGCGACGTCGGCATCCCGCTGATGCCGGACGGCGAGGCGGCCATCCTCCCCCAGAACTTCGCCGACTTCGGGCGGGACCTCGAGGTCCCCGACGACCAGCTGGCGCTGTATGCGGCCACACGCGAGCTCGCGCACGCGCGCCTGTTCCGTCACGCACGGTGGCTGCGTCTGCACGTCATCTCGCAGGTGACCGACTTCGCGCGGGGTGTGCACGTCGACACCGACGCGCTCCAGGACCTCGCCACGCGGTTCGACCCGTCCGAGCCGGAGGAGCTCCGCAAGGCGATCGAGAGCGGCGCTCTGCTGCCGGCGCGCTCGGAGGCGCAGGACGCCGCCCTCGCGCGTCTCGAGAACCTGCTGGCGACCATCGAGGGCTGGGTGGAGGTCGTCACCGAGGATGCGACATCGCGCCTGCCCGCCGCGCAGCGCATCGCGGAGGCGGTGCGCCGTCGCCGTGCGGTCGGCGGGCCCGCCGAGCGCGCGCTGGGCTCGCTCGTGGGCCTCGAGATCCGTCCCCGCCGCATGCGTGAGGCTGCGGCGATGTGGCGTGCCGTGACGGATGCCGTGGGTCCGGCGGCGCGCGACGCACTGTGGGACTACCCCGACCTCATGCCGGCCGCCGCCGACATCGACGACCCCGCCGCGCTCGTGGCCCGCCTGGAGGCGCGGGCGCGGGGCGAGGAGCCGGCGCACGACGAGATGGACGACGCTCTCGCCCGTCTCCTCGCCGGTGAAGAGCCAGGGGCGCCCGCTGACGGGGGCGAGTCCGACGGTGCGGCGCCGGCGACCGAGGGCCCGTCCGACGGTCCCTCGCCGGATGACGCGTCGGACGAGGACGACGGGGGCAGCGCTCCCGACGATCACCGACCGGTGTGA
- a CDS encoding S16 family serine protease — protein sequence MALFDENTTIEPAPRQRMSRRTVAGVWALAVAMVVLLIITFLPTSYVIQRPGPVYNTLGSAENADGEEVPLISVEGAETFPTDGTLDLLTVQVQGNREHTPSWFELAMAWFDPSRAVMPIDSVFPADQTPEERSEESAQMMVDSQHEATAAALTELGYDVGAQLSVYSVIDGAAAEGILEDGDMILEADGEAVTEVSTLRRVINDGDGAPVELVIERGGEQQTVSVTPQELTDESGETTWVLGVNLITDYDFPIDVTIQLNNVGGPSAGMMFALGIIDTLTPDELNGGEQVAGTGTITADGEVGPIGGIRQKMWGAVDAGADWFLAPEANCDEVVGHIPGDLRVFSVEDLDDALAVLDAVRDGGDFDALPTCTAE from the coding sequence GTGGCCCTGTTCGACGAGAACACGACGATCGAGCCCGCCCCGCGACAGCGGATGTCGCGCCGCACCGTCGCCGGCGTGTGGGCGCTCGCCGTCGCGATGGTGGTGCTCCTGATCATCACGTTCCTGCCGACGTCGTACGTCATCCAGCGGCCCGGGCCGGTCTACAACACCCTGGGCTCCGCGGAGAACGCCGACGGCGAGGAGGTGCCGCTCATCTCGGTCGAGGGCGCGGAGACCTTCCCGACCGACGGCACGCTCGACCTGCTCACCGTGCAGGTGCAGGGCAACCGCGAGCACACGCCGTCGTGGTTCGAGCTCGCGATGGCGTGGTTCGACCCGAGCCGGGCGGTCATGCCGATCGACTCGGTGTTCCCCGCCGACCAGACCCCCGAGGAGCGCAGCGAGGAGAGCGCCCAGATGATGGTCGACTCGCAGCACGAGGCCACGGCGGCCGCGCTCACCGAGCTGGGCTACGACGTGGGCGCGCAGCTGTCGGTCTACTCGGTCATCGACGGAGCTGCCGCCGAGGGCATCCTCGAGGACGGCGACATGATCCTCGAGGCGGACGGCGAGGCGGTGACGGAGGTCTCGACCCTCCGTCGGGTCATCAACGACGGCGACGGCGCGCCGGTGGAGCTCGTCATCGAGCGCGGCGGCGAGCAGCAGACGGTCTCGGTGACACCGCAGGAGCTCACCGACGAGAGCGGTGAGACGACGTGGGTGCTCGGGGTCAATCTCATCACCGACTACGACTTCCCGATCGACGTCACGATCCAGCTCAACAACGTCGGCGGCCCGAGTGCGGGGATGATGTTCGCGCTCGGCATCATCGACACCCTGACCCCGGACGAGCTGAACGGCGGCGAGCAGGTCGCCGGCACCGGCACGATCACCGCGGACGGCGAGGTCGGGCCGATCGGCGGCATCCGTCAGAAGATGTGGGGCGCGGTGGATGCTGGCGCCGACTGGTTCCTCGCGCCTGAAGCGAACTGCGACGAGGTGGTGGGTCACATCCCGGGCGATCTGCGGGTCTTCTCGGTCGAGGACCTCGACGACGCGCTCGCCGTGCTCGACGCGGTGCGCGATGGAGGCGACTTCGACGCGCTGCCCACCTGCACGGCGGAGTGA